A section of the Bacillota bacterium genome encodes:
- a CDS encoding DinB family protein — translation MTATVSRRPALKVYAEVATRGCLLFTFDPPGLLARGESLDEALASGPAEARKLRSFLAECGELGLLTEVWAPDEAPELVVAETFSRRGRADDGNTWATFERDLEPVRPKELPGLLAILGHLREALLTLRDRLPPEAYGYRSLPRRMSIGEQLRHVYACDRWYLSCFWPGLPATPRAADLWGRLERHRRQALDHLAGLSQEDMAAVRRPNRQVWTARKLFRRFMYHEKFHRDTIERDLALFLAQRGQ, via the coding sequence ATGACGGCCACCGTGTCCCGCCGCCCCGCGCTGAAGGTCTACGCCGAGGTCGCCACCCGTGGTTGCCTCCTCTTCACGTTCGACCCTCCGGGCCTCCTGGCCAGGGGGGAAAGCCTCGACGAGGCCCTGGCCTCGGGGCCAGCTGAGGCCAGGAAACTTCGAAGCTTCCTGGCCGAATGCGGCGAGTTGGGGCTGCTGACCGAAGTGTGGGCGCCGGACGAGGCCCCGGAATTGGTCGTCGCCGAGACCTTCTCTCGGCGCGGCCGGGCCGACGACGGGAACACGTGGGCCACCTTCGAGCGCGACCTCGAGCCCGTCAGGCCGAAGGAACTCCCCGGCCTCCTGGCCATCCTCGGTCATCTGAGGGAGGCCCTCCTGACCCTGAGGGACCGCCTTCCGCCCGAGGCCTACGGTTATCGCTCGCTCCCCCGACGGATGAGCATCGGCGAGCAACTCCGTCATGTCTACGCCTGCGACCGTTGGTATCTGAGCTGCTTCTGGCCCGGCCTGCCGGCCACGCCGCGGGCCGCCGACCTTTGGGGACGCCTTGAACGCCATCGCCGGCAGGCCCTCGACCACCTCGCCGGGTTGAGCCAAGAGGACATGGCCGCCGTGCGCCGACCGAACCGTCAAGTCTGGACGGCCCGCAAGCTCTTCCGTCGCTTCATGTACCACGAGAAGTTCCACCGCGACACGATTGAGCGTGACCTGGCCCTGTTCCTGGCCCAACGCGGACAGTAA
- a CDS encoding YkoF family thiamine/hydroxymethylpyrimidine-binding protein, producing MLAAEVSLYPQKSKECAEVIKRSVEVLGEQGLRYEVGPVSTFVEGDSDRVWSGLRSVFEAAGRQGCEVNMVVQMRET from the coding sequence ATGCTGGCGGCGGAAGTCTCGCTCTATCCACAGAAGTCCAAGGAGTGCGCCGAGGTCATCAAGCGGTCGGTGGAAGTCCTCGGCGAGCAGGGCCTGCGGTATGAGGTCGGCCCGGTGAGCACCTTTGTCGAGGGTGATTCCGACCGGGTCTGGTCCGGACTGCGCTCGGTGTTCGAGGCCGCCGGACGGCAGGGCTGCGAGGTCAACATGGTTGTCCAGATGCGGGAGACCTGA